A stretch of Crossiella cryophila DNA encodes these proteins:
- a CDS encoding flavin-containing monooxygenase, producing MAAQYDAVIVGAGFGGMGAAIQLHRLGHRRLLILEREDDLGGTWHVNRYPGLAVDIPSATYSYSFEPNPHWSRLFAPGAELKQYAEHVAEKYGLRPHMRFGTVVTGAHWVEEESHWRVAIAGGDSVTATYLCTATGFLSQPKVPDIEGIEDFGGKVIHTTAWDDDYDLTGKRAAIIGTGATAVQLIPEVAKVAADLTVYQRTPIWVSPKPDYRIPPRLRRLFARIPLAQKVVRAVGSGLLELLMISGVVHYRRLRIANRIAERYCRAHLFRQVRDPELRRKLTPDYSFGCKRPTFSNTYFRAFTKPHVHLETSRIERVEEQAIVTADGRRTEIDVLLLATGFNLWDVNFPAIEIIGRDGKNLGKWWRENRFQAYEGVTVPGFPNLVSLNSPYSYSGLSYFTTIECQMQHIDRLFRAMRARNAKVFEVSQQANDRFLELMRDKVGDSVFALGQCATANSYYFNQHGEATLLRPTSTRNAQREAVRFPLSDYTYA from the coding sequence ATGGCTGCGCAGTACGACGCCGTGATCGTCGGAGCCGGCTTCGGCGGGATGGGTGCGGCGATCCAGCTCCATCGCCTCGGCCACCGCAGGCTGCTGATCCTGGAGCGGGAGGACGACCTCGGCGGCACCTGGCACGTCAACCGCTATCCCGGGCTGGCGGTGGACATCCCCTCGGCCACCTACTCCTATTCCTTCGAGCCCAATCCGCACTGGTCGCGGCTGTTCGCACCGGGTGCGGAGCTGAAGCAGTACGCCGAGCACGTGGCGGAGAAGTACGGGCTGCGGCCGCACATGCGCTTCGGCACGGTGGTGACCGGCGCGCACTGGGTCGAGGAGGAGTCGCACTGGCGGGTGGCCATCGCGGGCGGGGACAGCGTCACCGCGACCTACCTGTGCACCGCGACCGGTTTCCTCTCCCAGCCCAAGGTGCCCGACATCGAGGGCATCGAGGACTTCGGCGGCAAGGTCATCCACACCACCGCCTGGGACGACGACTACGACCTGACCGGCAAACGGGCGGCGATCATCGGCACCGGCGCGACCGCGGTGCAGCTGATCCCGGAGGTGGCCAAGGTGGCCGCGGATCTCACCGTGTACCAGCGCACGCCGATCTGGGTCAGCCCCAAGCCGGACTACCGCATCCCACCGCGGTTACGCCGCCTGTTCGCCCGGATCCCCCTGGCGCAGAAGGTGGTGCGCGCGGTCGGCAGCGGACTGCTGGAACTGCTGATGATCTCCGGCGTGGTGCACTACCGACGACTGCGGATCGCCAACCGCATTGCCGAGCGGTACTGCCGGGCACACCTGTTCCGTCAGGTCCGCGATCCCGAGCTGCGCCGCAAACTCACCCCCGACTACTCCTTCGGCTGCAAGCGGCCCACCTTCTCCAACACCTACTTCCGCGCCTTCACCAAACCGCACGTGCACCTGGAGACCAGCCGGATCGAGCGGGTCGAGGAGCAGGCGATCGTGACCGCCGACGGCCGCCGCACCGAGATCGACGTGCTGTTGCTGGCCACCGGCTTCAACCTGTGGGACGTCAACTTCCCGGCCATCGAGATCATCGGCCGCGACGGCAAGAACCTCGGCAAGTGGTGGCGGGAGAACCGTTTCCAGGCATACGAGGGCGTGACCGTGCCTGGCTTCCCCAACCTGGTCTCGCTGAACAGCCCGTACTCCTACAGCGGCCTGTCCTACTTCACCACCATCGAATGCCAGATGCAGCACATCGATCGCCTGTTCCGGGCCATGCGCGCCCGCAACGCCAAGGTCTTCGAGGTCAGCCAGCAGGCCAACGACCGGTTCCTGGAACTGATGCGGGACAAGGTCGGCGACTCGGTGTTCGCCCTGGGCCAGTGCGCCACCGCGAACAGCTACTACTTCAACCAGCACGGCGAGGCCACCCTGCTTCGCCCGACCTCGACCCGCAACGCGCAACGCGAGGCCGTGCGTTTCCCGCTGAGTGACTACACCTATGCCTAG
- a CDS encoding ABC transporter ATP-binding protein: protein MHSVSWSVPGKSIVDNVDFTVHSGRTVGLIGPNGSGKSSLLRCVAGLRKPTAGVIRFDGNDIDGWTPRKIAQHLAFVEQAGDTDSDLRVAEVVALGRTPFRPGWRAPGGNDHAIVEAALERLDLTELRDRHWQTLSGGERQRAHIARALAQQPWAILLDEPTNHLDIRHQLELLDLLARTEQTVLVALHDLSLAARFCDRLVLLHQGELVATGAPGEVLTARLLREVFEVDAEVGQDSAGNLAVVYRGTAERVSPVGVAPAGPGGTPR, encoded by the coding sequence GTGCACTCGGTGTCATGGTCGGTACCTGGCAAGTCCATTGTGGACAACGTGGACTTCACCGTCCACTCCGGACGGACGGTCGGCCTGATCGGGCCCAACGGTTCGGGCAAATCCTCGCTGTTGCGCTGCGTGGCCGGGCTGCGCAAGCCCACCGCCGGTGTGATCCGCTTCGACGGCAACGACATCGACGGCTGGACACCGCGGAAGATCGCCCAGCACCTGGCCTTCGTGGAGCAGGCCGGGGACACCGACAGCGATCTGCGGGTGGCCGAGGTGGTGGCGCTGGGCCGCACCCCGTTCCGGCCGGGCTGGCGGGCGCCGGGCGGAAACGATCACGCGATCGTCGAGGCCGCGCTGGAACGCCTGGACCTCACCGAGTTGCGGGACCGGCACTGGCAGACCCTCTCCGGCGGCGAACGGCAGCGTGCGCACATCGCGCGGGCGCTGGCCCAGCAGCCGTGGGCGATCCTGCTCGACGAGCCGACCAACCACCTCGACATCCGGCACCAGCTCGAACTCCTGGACCTGTTGGCGCGCACCGAACAGACCGTGCTGGTCGCCCTGCACGACCTGTCCCTGGCGGCCCGCTTCTGCGACCGGCTCGTGCTGCTGCACCAGGGAGAACTGGTCGCGACCGGAGCACCGGGCGAGGTGCTGACCGCGCGGCTGCTGCGCGAGGTCTTCGAGGTGGACGCGGAGGTCGGGCAGGACAGCGCGGGCAACCTGGCCGTGGTCTACCGGGGCACCGCCGAGCGGGTCAGTCCGGTTGGCGTGGCACCAGCAGGCCCCGGTGGAACGCCTCGGTGA
- a CDS encoding TetR/AcrR family transcriptional regulator translates to MTSSATPVSRAERKKQELRREIIDAAFDCFAERGYHATAIADIATRLGIGHGTFYRYFENKRDIVDHVITDLVDRVKVALTAENAPDAVSTLDDYRTQTARIGESLARIFHEDPRVPRMLLFEAAGIDKAMAERVLDFFDLATALTASYLTHGIELGYLRADLDVDNTASAITGMILASALSSLRKPEGEHQRKLSEAVRRLMYDGIAAQS, encoded by the coding sequence ATGACGTCCAGTGCCACGCCGGTCAGCCGGGCTGAGCGCAAGAAGCAGGAGCTGCGCCGCGAGATCATCGACGCGGCCTTCGACTGCTTCGCCGAGCGCGGCTACCACGCGACCGCGATCGCCGACATCGCCACCCGGCTGGGCATCGGACACGGCACCTTCTACCGCTACTTCGAGAACAAGCGGGACATCGTCGACCACGTGATCACCGACCTGGTCGACCGGGTCAAGGTCGCGCTCACCGCCGAGAACGCGCCCGATGCGGTGTCCACTTTGGACGATTACCGGACGCAGACGGCCCGGATCGGCGAGTCACTGGCGCGCATCTTCCACGAGGACCCCCGGGTGCCGCGGATGCTGTTGTTCGAGGCGGCCGGGATCGACAAGGCCATGGCCGAGCGGGTGCTGGACTTCTTCGACCTGGCCACCGCGCTCACCGCCAGCTACCTCACCCACGGCATCGAACTGGGTTACCTGCGCGCGGACCTGGACGTGGACAACACCGCCAGCGCGATCACCGGGATGATCCTGGCCTCGGCGCTGTCCTCGCTGCGCAAGCCCGAGGGCGAGCACCAGCGCAAACTCAGCGAGGCGGTCCGGCGGCTGATGTACGACGGCATCGCCGCCCAATCCTGA
- a CDS encoding FecCD family ABC transporter permease, with protein sequence MSEPDLLHPASRSRPEPALPRPRGRSGWSTTAVFLLGLAVLIVSMGLAVRIGVSGVGFGEIGRSLGVRLGLPVQPLPRLLDSLIWELRFPRVLLAALVGAVLAVCGAALQGVTRNALADPYLLGVSNGASAGAVTVVVLGFGAGALGVTGGALVGALLSFGLMLLLLRRSGMHPVRIVLTGVLVGQLFAAITSLILMASADADTTRAITYWLLGSMASARWDAVLICGIAWVIGMVVIWLCATALDGFSFGSDTAASLGVNVRTTRLVLLVATALLTSVAVASVGAIGFVGLIVPHGVRFLVGPTHRVLLPVTAVAGAVFLVWTDALARIAFAPREVPVGVFTALVGVPLFLLVLRRRGEL encoded by the coding sequence GTGTCTGAACCTGACCTGCTGCACCCCGCCTCCCGCTCCCGCCCGGAACCAGCACTCCCCCGGCCGCGGGGCCGGTCGGGCTGGTCCACCACCGCGGTGTTCCTGCTCGGGCTCGCGGTGCTGATCGTCTCGATGGGGCTGGCGGTCCGGATCGGGGTCAGCGGGGTGGGTTTCGGCGAGATCGGGCGGTCCCTGGGCGTACGGCTCGGGCTGCCGGTGCAGCCACTCCCCCGGCTGCTGGACTCGCTGATCTGGGAGTTGCGGTTCCCCAGGGTGCTGCTGGCCGCGCTGGTCGGCGCGGTGCTGGCGGTGTGCGGGGCCGCGTTGCAGGGTGTGACCCGCAACGCGCTGGCCGATCCGTACCTGCTGGGTGTGTCCAACGGGGCCTCCGCCGGTGCGGTGACCGTGGTCGTGCTGGGCTTCGGCGCCGGCGCGCTCGGGGTGACCGGTGGCGCGCTCGTGGGTGCGTTGCTGTCCTTCGGGTTGATGCTGTTGTTGTTGCGCCGCAGTGGGATGCACCCGGTGCGGATCGTGCTGACCGGGGTGCTGGTCGGGCAGCTGTTCGCCGCGATCACCTCGCTGATCCTGATGGCCTCCGCCGATGCCGACACCACCAGGGCGATCACCTACTGGCTGCTGGGGTCGATGGCCTCGGCGCGCTGGGACGCGGTGCTGATCTGCGGCATCGCCTGGGTGATCGGGATGGTGGTGATCTGGTTGTGCGCCACCGCGTTGGACGGCTTCTCCTTCGGTTCGGACACCGCGGCCTCGCTGGGGGTGAACGTGCGCACCACCCGCCTGGTGCTGCTGGTGGCCACCGCGTTGCTGACCTCGGTGGCGGTGGCCTCGGTGGGCGCGATCGGCTTCGTCGGCCTGATCGTGCCGCACGGGGTGCGGTTCCTGGTCGGGCCGACGCACCGGGTGCTGTTGCCGGTGACCGCGGTGGCCGGCGCGGTGTTCCTGGTCTGGACCGACGCGCTGGCCCGGATCGCCTTCGCACCGAGGGAGGTGCCGGTGGGGGTGTTCACCGCACTGGTCGGCGTGCCACTGTTCCTGCTGGTGCTGCGCAGGCGGGGTGAGCTGTGA
- a CDS encoding response regulator: MSKPIGLLVVDDHPVVRDGLTGMFARDPEFAVLGEAADGAEAVRLARRLRPDVILMDLRMPGLDGVSAIRELAGQAPECRVLVLTTYDTDSYVLPAIEAGATGYLLKDAPREELLRAVRAAAKGEPVLAPSVAALLMNRVRKPAPGPLSPREVEVLELVAGGATNRVAAAELFLTEATVKSHLLNIYAKLGVNDRAAAITEAFHRGLLVPRQPD, from the coding sequence GTGAGCAAGCCGATCGGCCTGCTGGTCGTCGACGATCACCCGGTGGTCCGGGACGGGCTGACCGGCATGTTCGCCCGGGACCCGGAGTTCGCGGTGCTCGGCGAGGCCGCCGACGGGGCCGAGGCGGTCCGGCTGGCCCGGCGGCTGCGCCCGGACGTGATCCTGATGGACCTGCGGATGCCCGGCCTGGACGGGGTCAGCGCGATCCGCGAACTGGCCGGGCAGGCCCCGGAGTGCAGGGTGCTGGTGCTGACCACCTACGACACCGACAGCTACGTGCTGCCCGCGATCGAGGCAGGGGCCACCGGCTACCTGCTCAAGGACGCGCCAAGGGAGGAGCTGCTGCGCGCGGTGCGGGCCGCGGCCAAGGGCGAGCCGGTGCTCGCGCCGTCGGTGGCCGCCCTGCTGATGAACCGGGTGCGCAAACCCGCCCCCGGACCGCTGAGCCCACGCGAGGTCGAGGTCCTCGAACTGGTCGCGGGCGGGGCCACCAACCGGGTCGCGGCGGCCGAGTTGTTCCTCACCGAGGCCACCGTGAAATCCCACCTGCTCAACATCTACGCCAAACTCGGCGTGAACGACCGCGCCGCCGCCATCACCGAGGCGTTCCACCGGGGCCTGCTGGTGCCACGCCAACCGGACTGA
- a CDS encoding sensor histidine kinase, whose translation MSEPVPRWSLVTSAGPYALLAFLTVITVPIKHRIGESPVPDLIVCGLLAAWMLVMVTLRPAWRDNAPRMAVFVAGVVLCSLFLVISSPWFGFLSPVGYLYALRLLHWPWQLLGVAGVAVAAGTAQASGVDKSTAFGVLVYLAVLAANVLPMCGYAAFARRAEQKEQEREQALAAAREANRLLAASLAENAALHEQLLTQARDAGVREERQRMAREIHDTLAQGLTGIISQLRAADTADPVASRKHVAAADKLARESLTEARRSVHALRPEPLRAARLGEALAGVAHRWSALHEIPVRVTTTGAVRPIRPEAEAALLRIAQEALANVAQHARARRVGLTLSYLEEEAALDIRDDGDGFDPARIEDPRPDRGGFGLIAMRQRMTELSGTLQVESEPGAGTGISARVPLELAEVCA comes from the coding sequence ATGAGTGAGCCAGTGCCGCGGTGGTCCCTGGTGACCTCCGCCGGACCGTACGCGTTGCTGGCCTTCCTGACCGTGATCACGGTGCCGATCAAGCACCGGATCGGCGAATCCCCGGTCCCGGACCTCATCGTGTGCGGGCTGCTGGCGGCCTGGATGCTGGTCATGGTCACCCTGCGCCCGGCCTGGCGGGACAACGCGCCGCGGATGGCGGTGTTCGTGGCCGGGGTGGTGCTGTGCTCGCTGTTCCTGGTGATCAGCTCGCCCTGGTTCGGGTTCCTCAGCCCCGTCGGCTACCTCTACGCGCTGCGCCTGCTGCACTGGCCGTGGCAACTGCTCGGCGTGGCCGGGGTGGCGGTGGCCGCGGGCACCGCGCAGGCATCCGGGGTGGACAAGAGCACCGCGTTCGGCGTGCTGGTCTACCTCGCCGTGCTGGCCGCCAACGTGCTGCCCATGTGCGGTTACGCCGCCTTCGCCCGGCGCGCCGAGCAGAAGGAGCAGGAGCGGGAGCAGGCCCTGGCCGCGGCCCGCGAGGCCAACCGCCTGCTCGCCGCCTCGCTGGCGGAGAACGCGGCCCTGCACGAACAACTGCTCACCCAGGCCCGCGACGCCGGGGTCCGGGAGGAACGCCAGCGGATGGCCAGGGAAATCCACGACACCCTCGCCCAGGGCCTGACCGGCATCATCAGCCAGCTCCGCGCGGCCGACACCGCGGACCCGGTGGCTTCCCGCAAACACGTCGCGGCGGCGGACAAACTGGCCAGGGAGAGCCTGACCGAGGCCCGCCGTTCGGTGCACGCGCTGCGCCCCGAGCCACTGCGCGCGGCCAGGCTGGGCGAGGCACTGGCCGGGGTCGCGCACCGCTGGTCCGCCCTGCACGAGATCCCGGTCCGGGTCACCACCACCGGCGCGGTGCGGCCGATCCGGCCCGAGGCGGAGGCCGCGTTGCTCAGGATCGCGCAGGAGGCGCTGGCCAACGTGGCCCAGCATGCCCGAGCCCGCCGGGTCGGGCTCACCCTGTCCTACCTGGAAGAGGAAGCGGCCCTGGACATCCGGGACGACGGCGACGGTTTCGACCCGGCCCGCATCGAGGACCCGCGGCCCGATCGCGGCGGCTTCGGGCTGATCGCGATGCGGCAGCGGATGACCGAGCTGTCCGGCACCCTGCAGGTGGAGTCCGAACCGGGCGCGGGCACCGGGATCTCGGCCCGGGTGCCCCTGGAACTGGCGGAGGTGTGCGCGTGA
- a CDS encoding FAD-binding oxidoreductase has translation MASRSNPPEGTGVSRRGLLVGAGAVAVTALGVGTASAQAAEAADFGPVAVRPGDLRYDNLLRGNNFRFANSPDEIRVVTSTEQVVRAVGEAVRAGKRIAVRSGGHCFENLTADPAVRVLLDLSAMNEVGYDPTRRAFFVQPGATLGQVYRRLLIGWGVTIPGGGCPEVGAGGHFAGGGYGPLSRRYGSVVDHLYAVEVVVVDRDGTARAVIATREPDDPNRDLWWAHTGGGGGNFGVVTRFWLRSPAATGTDPAKLLPPSPQRMRQHAIIWPSATMTQPQLTGLLRNFGRWHERFSAPGCPQTGLYGVLQAGHKASGSALLAVQADADLPGVDAMMTEFITAVTAGLGLPAPMVDLRRSLPWLHRMTWPGSGEPGDVLARRYKIKAGYLRRSFTESQLAAVWTHLNNDTGSPHAGMLLIGYGGQSNAVAPGATAIAQRDVIMKAVYQTIWRDDTEDKANLKWVREFYQAVYTETGGVPVPGEVNDGSYINYADADLADPRWNTSGVSAQTLYYKDNYPRLRRIKAKWDPREVFRHSLSIEAG, from the coding sequence ATGGCAAGCAGGTCAAATCCGCCAGAGGGCACCGGGGTGAGCCGCCGAGGGCTACTCGTCGGCGCGGGCGCGGTGGCGGTCACCGCACTGGGTGTCGGGACCGCCAGCGCGCAGGCGGCCGAGGCAGCGGACTTCGGGCCGGTGGCCGTCCGCCCCGGCGATCTCCGCTACGACAACCTGTTACGCGGCAACAACTTCCGCTTCGCCAACAGCCCCGATGAGATCCGCGTGGTCACCTCCACCGAGCAGGTGGTGCGGGCGGTGGGCGAGGCGGTGCGCGCGGGCAAACGGATCGCGGTGCGCAGCGGCGGCCACTGCTTCGAGAACCTCACCGCCGACCCCGCCGTGCGCGTGCTGCTGGACCTCTCCGCGATGAACGAGGTCGGCTACGACCCCACCCGGCGGGCCTTCTTCGTGCAGCCGGGAGCCACCCTCGGGCAGGTGTACCGGCGGCTGCTCATCGGCTGGGGCGTGACCATCCCCGGCGGCGGCTGCCCCGAGGTCGGCGCGGGCGGGCACTTCGCCGGCGGTGGGTACGGCCCGTTGTCCCGGCGCTACGGCTCGGTGGTGGACCACCTGTACGCGGTCGAGGTGGTGGTCGTGGACCGGGACGGCACCGCCCGCGCGGTGATCGCCACCCGCGAACCGGACGACCCGAACCGGGACCTGTGGTGGGCGCACACCGGGGGTGGCGGCGGCAACTTCGGCGTGGTCACCCGGTTCTGGCTGCGCTCACCCGCCGCCACCGGCACCGACCCGGCCAAGTTGCTGCCACCCTCACCCCAGCGGATGCGGCAACACGCCATCATCTGGCCCTCGGCGACCATGACCCAACCGCAACTCACCGGACTGCTGCGCAACTTCGGCCGCTGGCACGAACGTTTCAGCGCGCCCGGCTGCCCGCAGACCGGGCTGTACGGCGTGCTCCAGGCCGGGCACAAGGCCAGTGGCTCGGCGCTGCTGGCGGTGCAGGCCGACGCGGACCTGCCCGGCGTGGACGCGATGATGACCGAGTTCATCACCGCCGTCACCGCGGGCCTTGGCCTGCCTGCCCCGATGGTGGACCTGCGGCGCAGCCTGCCCTGGCTGCACCGGATGACCTGGCCGGGCAGCGGCGAACCGGGCGATGTGCTCGCCCGGCGGTACAAGATCAAGGCCGGTTACCTGCGCCGCTCGTTCACCGAGTCCCAGCTCGCGGCCGTCTGGACCCACCTGAACAACGACACCGGTAGTCCGCACGCCGGAATGCTGCTGATCGGCTACGGCGGCCAGTCCAACGCGGTCGCGCCGGGGGCCACCGCGATCGCCCAGCGCGACGTGATCATGAAGGCGGTCTACCAGACGATCTGGCGAGACGACACCGAGGACAAGGCCAACCTGAAGTGGGTCCGCGAGTTCTACCAGGCGGTCTACACCGAGACCGGCGGTGTCCCGGTGCCCGGCGAGGTCAACGACGGCTCCTACATCAACTACGCCGACGCCGACCTGGCCGACCCGCGCTGGAACACCTCGGGCGTGTCCGCGCAGACGCTGTACTACAAGGACAACTACCCGCGTCTGCGCCGGATCAAGGCGAAGTGGGACCCGCGTGAGGTCTTCCGGCACTCGCTGTCGATCGAAGCTGGCTAG
- a CDS encoding SDR family oxidoreductase yields the protein MTRYPPLDLTGASVAITGGAQGIGRATAIAFARRGARVAIGDLDFDLARKTAAELDGTAHRLDVGDPESFRVFLAEAAAHGELAVLVNNAGIMPNGGFLDLDERTNRLMIEVNLFGVVHGMRLALPGMLARGRGHIVNVASLAGKFPVPGLAMYNASKFAVVGLSAATRREYAAHGVSISTVLPSAVDTGLSSGLDMRPIPKVQPEDIARAVLGSVRSRRAEIAVPGYVGGLAALAAITPEPLLNAVRRLVRDDRALRPDSPDRQAYRSRIGEQEAG from the coding sequence ATGACCCGCTATCCCCCGCTGGATCTCACCGGTGCCAGTGTCGCGATCACCGGTGGCGCGCAAGGCATCGGCCGGGCGACCGCGATCGCCTTCGCCCGCCGGGGCGCCCGGGTGGCGATCGGCGATCTGGACTTCGACCTTGCCCGGAAGACCGCCGCCGAACTTGACGGCACCGCGCATCGGCTGGATGTCGGCGATCCGGAGTCCTTCCGGGTCTTCCTGGCCGAGGCCGCCGCGCACGGTGAGTTGGCCGTGCTGGTCAACAACGCCGGGATCATGCCCAACGGCGGGTTCCTCGACCTGGACGAGCGCACCAACCGGCTGATGATCGAGGTCAACCTGTTCGGCGTGGTGCACGGGATGCGGCTGGCCCTGCCCGGCATGCTGGCCCGCGGCCGTGGGCACATCGTGAACGTGGCCTCGCTGGCCGGGAAGTTCCCGGTGCCGGGGCTGGCCATGTACAACGCGAGCAAGTTCGCCGTGGTCGGGCTGAGTGCGGCCACCCGGCGCGAGTACGCCGCGCACGGGGTCAGCATCAGCACCGTGCTGCCCTCGGCGGTGGACACCGGGTTGTCCTCGGGGCTGGACATGCGCCCCATTCCCAAGGTGCAGCCGGAGGACATCGCCAGGGCAGTGCTGGGTTCGGTGCGGTCGCGGCGGGCCGAGATCGCGGTGCCCGGCTACGTCGGCGGGCTGGCCGCGCTGGCCGCGATCACCCCGGAACCGCTGCTCAACGCCGTGCGCAGGCTGGTGCGGGATGACCGGGCGCTGCGGCCGGACAGTCCGGATCGCCAGGCCTACCGCAGCCGCATCGGCGAGCAGGAGGCCGGCTGA
- a CDS encoding cytochrome P450 family protein — protein sequence MTSGEAPPLYGPGFDRDPAPAYHWLQEHSPVHRVEFGPELSAWLVTRYTDVVAALADPRLVKDPARGCPVWRESGMGLPLDHRPSLAQHMTNTDPPRHQDLRRLASGQFSPQRLSALETRVRQVTGQVLDGIAPLGRADLVQDVAYPISTTIICELIGIPAQDRAQVQRWAAVIDASDGSDRDDLVAATDAIDEYLAALLAHKKAEPGDDLMSDMIRQRHRGEMTDEELTSTAFLILIAGHETTTALVGSATLAALTHPDLAARIRADAGELAVFVEESLRRDCPVRNVSWRFPTEPMQLGGQDLQPGDPVLLSILAANRDAERFADPDAFRLDRDPEDHLAFGRGRHACLGAALARIQGATVLGELLRRFPDLALAEPEDQLRWWPSPIIRGLFALPVVF from the coding sequence ATGACATCCGGCGAGGCACCACCGCTGTACGGGCCAGGGTTCGACCGCGACCCGGCGCCCGCCTACCACTGGCTGCAGGAGCACTCCCCCGTGCACCGGGTGGAGTTCGGGCCGGAGCTGTCGGCCTGGCTGGTCACCCGGTACACCGACGTGGTCGCCGCGCTGGCCGATCCGCGGCTGGTGAAGGACCCGGCCCGCGGCTGCCCGGTGTGGCGGGAGTCGGGCATGGGCCTGCCGCTGGACCACCGGCCCTCGCTGGCCCAGCACATGACCAACACCGACCCGCCCCGGCACCAGGACCTGCGTCGACTGGCCAGCGGCCAGTTCAGCCCGCAGCGGCTCAGCGCGCTGGAGACCAGGGTCCGGCAGGTCACCGGGCAGGTCCTGGACGGCATCGCGCCGCTGGGCCGGGCGGACCTCGTGCAGGACGTGGCCTACCCGATCTCCACCACGATCATCTGCGAACTCATCGGCATCCCGGCCCAGGACAGGGCCCAGGTGCAGCGCTGGGCGGCGGTGATCGACGCCTCCGACGGCAGTGACCGGGACGACCTCGTCGCGGCCACCGACGCCATCGACGAGTACCTGGCCGCGCTGCTCGCGCACAAGAAGGCCGAGCCGGGCGATGACCTGATGAGCGACATGATCCGGCAGCGGCACCGCGGCGAGATGACCGACGAGGAACTGACCTCCACCGCCTTCCTCATCCTGATCGCCGGGCACGAGACCACCACCGCCCTGGTCGGCAGCGCGACCCTGGCCGCGCTCACCCACCCCGACCTCGCCGCCCGGATCCGCGCGGACGCGGGTGAGCTGGCCGTGTTCGTGGAGGAGTCACTGCGCCGGGACTGCCCGGTGCGCAACGTGAGCTGGCGCTTCCCCACCGAGCCAATGCAGCTGGGCGGCCAGGACCTCCAGCCCGGCGATCCGGTGCTGTTGTCCATCCTGGCGGCCAACCGGGACGCCGAGCGCTTCGCCGATCCGGACGCCTTCCGGCTGGACCGCGATCCCGAGGACCACCTGGCCTTCGGCCGCGGCAGGCACGCCTGCCTTGGCGCGGCACTGGCCCGGATCCAGGGCGCCACCGTGCTCGGTGAGCTGCTGCGCCGGTTCCCCGACCTGGCCTTGGCCGAACCCGAGGATCAGCTGCGCTGGTGGCCGAGTCCGATCATCCGCGGGCTGTTCGCGCTGCCGGTGGTGTTCTGA
- a CDS encoding patatin-like phospholipase family protein → MPRRGLAIGCGGTLGFAWTAVALQAVERQLGWDARSAEVLVGTSAGAELVALLGSGRSADGIVAALDGAGADSVLAGHLARHPGMRPPVPGWGWPARGLVGRGLRGEVDLTAGLAGLLPRGRGDAGWLRDLGDQLAGAGGPSAGGPSDGGSSGSTSGQGAGGPSGGGPGWVTHPATWIVAADATTGVRTAFGSPTAPETTLAQAISASWAIPGWFPPVRIAGREHVDGGTISSVSADLLIPLELDELVVLAPMTSEHPVPATGLSRLERLLRRRMTRGLDREVRQLRAAGTRVIRIEPGPAELAAMGANFMDPRRRQSTVDVSRLHTPTRVRAAISNGVAA, encoded by the coding sequence ATGCCTAGGCGCGGGCTGGCCATCGGGTGTGGTGGCACGCTGGGGTTCGCCTGGACGGCGGTGGCTTTGCAGGCGGTGGAACGGCAACTGGGCTGGGACGCACGGTCCGCGGAGGTGCTGGTGGGGACCTCCGCGGGGGCGGAGCTGGTGGCGTTGCTGGGGTCCGGGCGGTCGGCGGACGGCATTGTGGCTGCGTTGGACGGGGCGGGTGCGGATTCGGTGCTCGCCGGGCATCTGGCTCGGCATCCGGGGATGCGGCCGCCGGTGCCGGGGTGGGGGTGGCCCGCGCGGGGGCTGGTTGGCCGGGGGTTGCGGGGTGAGGTGGATCTGACGGCGGGATTGGCGGGGTTGTTGCCGAGGGGGCGGGGGGATGCCGGGTGGCTGCGTGACCTTGGCGATCAGCTTGCCGGTGCTGGTGGCCCGAGCGCGGGTGGGCCGAGCGACGGCGGGTCGAGCGGGAGCACCAGCGGGCAGGGCGCGGGCGGACCGAGCGGAGGTGGCCCTGGCTGGGTTACTCATCCCGCCACCTGGATCGTCGCCGCCGATGCCACCACCGGCGTGCGGACTGCCTTCGGCTCCCCCACCGCCCCGGAAACCACACTGGCCCAGGCGATCTCCGCCTCCTGGGCGATCCCCGGCTGGTTCCCGCCGGTCCGGATCGCGGGCCGCGAGCACGTGGACGGCGGCACCATCTCCTCGGTCTCCGCCGACCTGCTCATCCCCCTCGAACTCGATGAACTCGTCGTGCTGGCCCCGATGACCAGCGAACACCCCGTCCCGGCCACCGGCCTGTCCCGGCTGGAACGGTTGCTGCGCAGGCGAATGACCCGCGGCCTGGACCGCGAGGTCCGGCAACTCCGCGCGGCGGGCACCCGGGTGATCCGGATCGAGCCCGGACCGGCCGAACTGGCCGCGATGGGCGCCAACTTCATGGACCCGCGCCGCCGACAGTCCACTGTGGACGTTTCCCGGCTGCACACCCCCACCCGCGTGCGCGCGGCGATCAGCAACGGAGTCGCCGCATGA